Proteins encoded in a region of the Azospirillum thiophilum genome:
- a CDS encoding ABC transporter permease subunit, producing MSTELSAKTEPATPEPVAASRPPHPLAEFWYHFRQNKGALAGLVVILLIALIAVFAGVIAPHDPDIQYRDAILTPPVWQEGGTWTYMLGTDDIGRDMLSRLMYGARLSMMIGLIVVTLSLAVGLGLGLAAGFFGGMADVLIMRGMDILLALPSLLLAVVVAAILGPGLVNAMLAVSVVVIPHYARLTRAAVLAEVNKDYVVASRVAGAGPMRLMLIVVLPNCMAPLIVQATLGFSTAILDAAALGFLGLGAQPPTPEWGTMLASSLQFLQRAPWVVTWPGVAILVTVLAFNLLGDGLRDALDPKLKR from the coding sequence ATGTCCACTGAACTTTCCGCCAAGACAGAGCCGGCCACCCCGGAACCGGTCGCCGCATCGCGTCCGCCGCACCCGCTGGCCGAATTCTGGTATCACTTCCGGCAGAACAAGGGCGCGCTGGCCGGCCTGGTGGTGATCCTGCTGATCGCGCTGATCGCCGTCTTCGCCGGCGTGATCGCGCCGCACGATCCCGACATCCAGTACCGCGACGCCATCCTGACGCCGCCGGTCTGGCAGGAGGGCGGCACCTGGACCTACATGCTCGGCACCGACGACATCGGCCGCGACATGCTGTCGCGCCTGATGTATGGCGCGCGGCTGTCGATGATGATCGGCCTGATCGTCGTCACCCTGTCGCTGGCCGTCGGGCTGGGTCTGGGGCTGGCCGCCGGCTTCTTCGGCGGCATGGCCGACGTGCTGATCATGCGCGGCATGGACATCCTGCTGGCGCTGCCCTCGCTGCTGCTGGCGGTGGTGGTCGCCGCCATCCTCGGGCCGGGGCTGGTGAACGCCATGCTGGCAGTGTCGGTGGTGGTGATCCCGCACTATGCCCGCCTGACCCGCGCCGCCGTGCTGGCGGAGGTGAACAAGGATTATGTCGTCGCCTCGCGCGTCGCCGGGGCCGGGCCGATGCGCCTGATGCTGATCGTGGTGCTGCCGAACTGCATGGCGCCGCTGATCGTGCAGGCGACGCTCGGCTTCTCCACCGCCATCCTGGACGCCGCCGCGCTGGGCTTCCTCGGGCTCGGCGCCCAGCCGCCGACGCCGGAATGGGGCACGATGCTGGCCTCCTCGCTGCAGTTCCTCCAGCGGGCGCCGTGGGTCGTCACCTGGCCCGGCGTCGCCATCCTGGTGACCGTGCTGGCCTTCAACCTGTTGGGCGACGGTCTTCGCGACGCGCTCGACCCCAAGCTGAAACGTTGA
- a CDS encoding ABC transporter permease subunit yields the protein MLRFILTRVSLVIPTFLGITFLTFILIRLVPGDPIEVRVGERGIAPERLAVLRHELGLDRPLWQQFLDYVGNVLSGDFGLSLITHNSVLSEFLTLFPATLELALCAMLFATLIGLPAGILAAVKRGSLFDHGVMGLSLTGYSMPIFWWGLLLILFFSVGLGWTPVSGRLDLVHYIEPVTGFMLIDTLMAGEYEAFRSALGHLVLPTIVLGTVPLAVVARMTRSAMLEVLGEDYIRTARAKGLDSGRVIGMHALRNALIPVVTVIGLQVGTLLGGAILTETIFSWPGVGKWLIESINRRDYPALQGGVLLIATSVILVNLLVDVLYGVLNPRIRHAR from the coding sequence ATGCTTCGCTTCATCCTGACGCGGGTGAGCTTGGTGATTCCGACCTTTCTCGGCATCACCTTTCTGACCTTCATCCTGATCCGGCTGGTTCCCGGCGACCCCATCGAGGTGCGCGTCGGCGAACGGGGCATCGCGCCCGAACGGCTGGCCGTGCTCCGCCACGAGCTCGGCCTCGACCGCCCGCTGTGGCAGCAGTTCCTCGATTATGTCGGCAACGTGCTGTCCGGCGATTTCGGCCTGTCGCTGATCACCCACAATTCGGTGCTGAGCGAGTTCCTGACGCTGTTCCCGGCGACGCTGGAACTGGCGCTGTGCGCCATGCTGTTCGCGACGCTGATCGGCCTGCCGGCCGGCATCCTGGCGGCGGTGAAGCGCGGGTCGCTGTTCGACCATGGCGTGATGGGCCTCAGCCTGACCGGCTATTCGATGCCGATCTTCTGGTGGGGCCTGCTGCTGATCCTGTTCTTCTCGGTCGGCCTGGGCTGGACCCCGGTGTCGGGGCGCCTGGATCTGGTCCATTATATCGAGCCGGTGACCGGCTTCATGCTGATCGACACGCTGATGGCCGGCGAATACGAGGCCTTCCGCTCGGCGCTCGGCCATCTGGTGCTGCCGACGATCGTGTTGGGCACCGTGCCGCTGGCGGTGGTGGCACGCATGACGCGCTCGGCGATGCTGGAGGTGCTGGGCGAGGATTACATCCGCACCGCCCGCGCCAAGGGGCTGGACAGTGGCCGGGTCATCGGCATGCATGCGCTGCGCAACGCGCTGATCCCGGTGGTGACCGTCATCGGTTTGCAGGTCGGCACGCTGCTGGGCGGCGCCATCCTGACCGAGACCATCTTCTCCTGGCCGGGCGTCGGCAAATGGCTGATCGAATCGATCAACCGCCGCGACTATCCGGCCCTGCAGGGCGGCGTCCTGCTGATCGCCACCTCGGTGATCCTGGTCAATCTTCTGGTGGACGTGCTCTACGGCGTCCTCAACCCCCGCATCCGTCACGCGCGGTGA